The window GCGGGAAACCATCATTTaacaacgtgtgtgtgtctgtgtgtgtgtgtgtacacatctatgagtgtgttaatgtgtgtacaCATGCTGTTGTGCACAGCAAACTGATTCTGATGATGTCAATTAAGCTCACACTTAGGACACCTGAAATTCAACATGCATATTagaattatttaaaatgttaatgaacaaaacaagacattattgTTATTTGGTGTGCATGATGTACATTTTGAAACATAAAATTATGTTCAAATATTCAACAAAAAGTGCAATCCCTGAACCCCTATTTTaggctggtgtgtgtgtatgtgtgtgtgcgtgtgtgtgtgtgtgtgtgtgtgtgtgtgtgtgtaagagagagagaggggataGACAGGGGTgtgaggggggagagagagaaagggacagAGAGAATAGTTGTCTGGCTATACTtaaggaaaatgtattttgtttgtctttaaaggACGTGGACAAATACAGTTCGATGTggacaaatattgttttgaacGCACTTGACTGCGTGAGGACCCAGTGGACCGATTACAGCCAACACCAGTCTCAAGGTAATAAATAGCACTACGCTGTATTTTGCATTATTCTGAGATCATACAAGCTGTTTTAGAATACGGGCAGGGACTTGAATAGTTCACTCCCCGTCTCTGCCTGTGTTGTCAAGCCACTGACCAACATGAAACCTCTCCAGGACTACTTCAGCCTTTGTTTACAGTGGACCGCAGCGAAACCAAGACCGATAGTGTTCCCTATCCAGTAACAGGTGACTCAATTCACAAGCAGATCAACAAAAGCTTGATTTGTGCGAATTAACAGGCTGCACTGACCAAACCAAACACCCCCTTTCCTCGCCCACCGCCGGGGCTGCTTCCTCCCAGCTCCCCTTTAATATCGTAAACAAATGGCAGACTTACATTTCTGCAGCGGCTCTGGTACAAAGCTCCGTACGCTGAATGTGTAGTAGTCCAGAAAACAATCGTATAAAGAGCCCACTCATTCCTTATGAATGATCCTCTGCGTTTTTACGGAgccaggaggagaaaaaaaaatcggggagagggagagagagcagcgggGTCCAAGTTGTTACCAAACAGTGTAATTAAAGCTACATATAGGCTGTAGTAGTAAACAGAAAGATGGGGGACGGAGGGGTTTGTGCGAGCTCCAGAGGTAGAATGAGTTCTGATCACTGTGGGGGGAAAAACACTTGGCTCTTTATTCCTGCTAATTAGTTTCCTTCAAAAAATGGCTGAGATTACGCCCAGTGCGCATGTGCGTAATTGCGCAGACACCGCTAATTAGCCCGTATGGATtcagcgagagagaaagagagggagggagggggagaggctACAGGGGACGCATAGAAGACAAGgagaggaaaatatttttaaaaagtacgaGAAATTATAGCTGAAAcgttttattttaatcacagACGTGATATTATAAAAAATCcaataatacattttagaaGGGAATCAAGACACATCCTcgtttatttaaacatatatatCCCGTGAAAACgatatcacagaaaaaaaattaaaatatagcCTACCTGAAGACAAGAAAATATCATTAAGgaatgtgaaaataatgtgGTTATTGACACAACAAAAAGCTTTTTAGGGGAATATTGTGATGCCAGACAATCTACTACGAAATGCGACACTGTCACCGTGATTCACCACTGAGCATTGCGAGCGCACTCTAAGGCCCTAGAGGAATATTTTAAGAATATGATACTGACATTTTGTCTAAGATAAAGTACCAGTTATGCGTTTACATGTATGTCCAATACTTCAACTGTAACAttttcatgaaatattaaaatgatttgacaACAAATGCTGTGAAAAAGTTATTGGAGCCTGTATTCGCCAGCTTTGTTGAACAAATATTCACGTCTAACAAAGAGaagattacatttatttaaaaaaaaaaaaaaaaaaaaaagacgaagaagaaacaaaaggaaagaaagaaagaatcgTCTTATATATGCTTGAATATGAAATGAGACATTCCACCCTTGATTGATTTTGGACTGAGCAGGTTAGTCTGGGTTTCAGACATTGGTTTGCTGGttaattttctctgttttgaagacaaatatatatagatatatatatatttaagccAAAAAATGGATGTGTCCATTCCTGTGTTAGTCATCAGAGAAGatctttagattttttttccttctccgGCCATCCCATCCTCGCCACTCGGCTCTATTGTTATGATAATACTATTGTGAATTTCACGCTGGATGTGCAATCTGTCGATCGTCCATATTTTAAAAGGtgaaaactgcatttatttgtaaGATCATAGTATCCCTTTCCTTTATTGGGCTTTGCTTGACAAAGCTGACCTCGTCCTTATTTAAGAATTgtataaatgctgttttaaaatgGTATGAAAGGCTCCaatgttgcagaaaaaaaaagtccctatGAAAAAGATATAGGAATTTTGTACCACAAgagataaaatatatatttcgcATTAACAAAAGTAAGGTTACTATCTGCTCACTGTTGCGTGAAACACCTGCATTACAAGGCCATATCGGAAAAGTGCATGAATATTAATGATATTTCGTTGTGTTGGTTTTGAGTGAactgacattttgattttggtGTGTCCaggttttgtttgatttgtttttttgtcatttgagaAATATGTAAAGACGAATTAATTGTCCAATTAATAAAATGCTGAATTATTTGGTTTACGTTTGGTGTACATCCAATAACTCTTTTACGATTTGAAAACGTTTTAAGTGATTGTCTGTCTGGTACATGCCACCAAGTAAAGACTGCAGGTCATCACAAACATAAATCACCGACTGCTgtctttacattttctgttgttgttgttatgactGCAGTTAAAACAATGACAATTTTATTTCTTGCTTTTTAGCAAAAGACAATGACAGTGAATGGTGGTGTAATTTTAATGTTAGTCaatatctgtgtctgtgtgtgtgtgtgtgtgtgtgtgtgtgtgtgtgtgtgtgtgtgtgtgtgtgtgtgaaagagagagagagagagaaagagagagagagaatttatCTGTCAGGTGTGTGCCTACATTTATGTGTTTAGATGAAATGCAAAATGATAATTGCTGGTAAAAATGGATCTGTTGTTTAAGAATATACATCTGTTTTGAAACTCTGGTTTATTTATCataattcatatatttttgtttcttttatgcATGTAAAAGAATAACCTGTAAATAGATGTGatgtgagaaaataaataataataatgaggaAATTGGTTCTTTTGATTTCACTTTCATCTTAAAATCATTTATGTAATTGAATGTCatcataaaatcaaataatCTTAAAGTCTATATTACAGTGCCGCGACACAATAATAAAACGCTTTCCAATGATCCTTCAAATTATTGCATCACAGGTTATTGATGTAAATTTCCATTTATATTTGAATCTGCAATTGTAGATAAGGCAGgtgagcatgcacacacacacacacacacacacacacacacacacacatacatttagcCTATGCTTGTGAGCAGGGAGTgtgtcatatatatatttgtgattcACAGTTACATTGTTTCTTCcaacacataaatgcacagtCCTCACACGAAGTCACATATTCACAGAATAGCATAAAATAATTCTCCTGATTGGTTGAATGTGCACTCTGAGAAAGTTCAGCACAGATATGAGAGGAGAGTCTCTCCCTGACTGGCACTGCGATTTCATTTCCGTAgtgataaatataaaattgtaatattttaccAATATTAAAGGTCTCGTGTAAATGTAAATctacatttacaatttacacACTCGCTCTCTCTTACATTCACACTCAAACATGCACAGGCCATACTGTAAAACATTCCACGCGTTCCATGCCCTCGGGTGTATGCCAGGGGttgttgttttcactgtaaTATATAGTTAACCCTTCCACCAATTTACCCTGTCAGTGCTAATGGGGCAATTAACCACTGTGATACCCCCCAGGCTGAAGGAGAGTCAAAAGCTCCCCAACTCCAAACTTGTCTTTATGACATTTATATGACAAAATGTGGGGGAAGCTGGGGACCCATCTGACACCTTGGAGGGTCCTTAATGTCACTCCCTCCCTTACCCCCGCCCCTTTCTGCCCCAGGGTATCGCACTGAGCAGGAAGTGTAATACATCATGTATAGGAGAGGCTCAGgtctcatccagaaaaaaaaaaaaactttgcactCTTCATCCAAAGCTTCAATGGGGCAACTCAATTTACACACTGTGTCCAGTTCCGCGTGTAAACTGGCCTCTAAAGtaagtcaaacacacacacccagctaACGTACTCCAGCTTGACCTCTCGCTTCATTTAAACCTTTTTGGTGTGTGCAAGTCCCCCTATCTTTGTCTCTGCTCACATTCCCCCTGTCCTTCTTACATCCCCAAGGAGGCAATAACCTCCCTAGCAAGTGCTTCCCCTTGAGCCGTTGTCATAGTAACTTGTGGGCTGGTCGACATGACAACCCCATGGTCCAGAGATAGATGATAGGCCAGAAATGGGGAGGGAGAAGGCACATGGGGGATATGCACCCCCTTTAATTTGGTTTGCCTGATTctgattcaaaatgttttttttctctctctctctctatctctctctaaGGGCGAGGTTCATTCAGCATCAACCTGCTTTACATTTATACAGGTATTTACAGCCTGCAAACAGCATCGGCCTCTAAGCAACTCCACTTAACAGTTATCTGCCTGTGGCCCAATGGACGGACATTGTTGAAAGagataaaaacatttctcaACCTTTTTCTATAGTCCCATTAATTGTTGTAATactaaaaatacaatttaattaaatattggGATATTTTATTATCCAATATCCAGACAACAGACCTGAAAAACAGTAATACATTTTCTaccaaagaaaatataaatggtgggtcctgtgtgtttttacacttttacacagACTCTGCTATTTATTGccaacacaaaaaacaccaaattcatttggaggagctgcaggaaTTTTAAAGTCCAGGAGCAAGCAGTTATGTTCATATTATGCCCCCTTCTTCCCATGACTCCATTTCTTAACTCTGAGGATAGTTACTGTAAACATCCAAGCACCAATCTACCTGGATTTGTCAAACCACAAGTTAAACAGGTGCAGTATCGCTGCAATACATCCCTCTATTAAACTGCTGAACATTGAAGAGGATTCACGGCTCTTTTTTTGAACATGatgcaaaaatgtacaaattccAGAACATTTACTGACGAACgtatatgtgtgtaaaagtCACCAGTGACAGTTGATAGTTGACCATGTGGATTtgcaaaaaatatacatttcattaatttattacaTCTTCAATTTATTACAACTGTGCTGTTTTTCATAACGGGGCAGTACGATGGTCTTTCAAATGGAGGACTCAGTAAGAAGAACACTGTCTTTACAGGAGTCTGGAGCGAGATGATGAATCCTATTCAGCTCCAGGGGTGCTGGCCTTCAGCTGACCCTGATCTTTGACCCTTGTGTAGAGGAGAGCAAAGAATAGGAAAAGAGAAATTTCCAATAAGGATCAATAAATAAGATGATTTTCAGGACTATTACATGTGTATTATATTTCAAATGTATAAATTATATTAACAAACTAGCATTATACATTCAAGCCAGTCATTTTAAGAAGAAATATGAAAACCAAACCAACTGGATGATAGATGAGTTAAAAATGATCACTCATTCAGAGGGGCTTCATGATTCTATCTGTGAATTATTCTCTGGCTTTTAACCGTGTTCACCAGAAACTGCAACAGAACATTAGTTTAATTTAGTCACATGGATTTTGATGCCTGACAGAATCCAGCATTGCAAACAAATTGaattaaaactgagaaaaacctCATTGATGAGCcacaaaacatctgtaaatcaTACATTATATGTCCACTGGACcagtttttaaattttgttcaCGTTGCACTCACTGCCCCGATggttgaaataaatgtgtaatgaCAAACTCTCAGATACATTTTTGCCTTTGATGTGTGTGCACCAGGAATTGGGCTGTTCAGGCACTTGCCTACCTCTGACACCAGGCCAGAGCACAGTAAGGGACACCTCCAAATTCACATCtggacaataataataatcacaattCACTGCATATCTGGCACAGCAAAGCAGAAAAACTAATATTCTACCTCAGGTGCTTCTAATATCACTGACAAATATCACACGTCTTTGTACTTCATGGTTTTTCCTCATTGTGCACTTTGATTATGATTCAGTCAGGTTTCATATTTGGCCTTTTGTCTGTGTGgttgtttctctttttggtTTGGATACGTTTGATGTGTGTGCTTCCTTTCGTTTTTGTTGCGTCTGCCTTTGACAGATGAATTTCCCcttggggatcaataaagtgtatcgtctcatctcatctcatctcatcaccTCAGCTATGGCGTCCTGCAGGAgaacattaataatattaatgttagATGTAGATGAGTGTGCCTACAGGTAGCCAATATTTAGATCCAATCATGCTGGACCATGAGTAGAATgaacagatagatagatagatagatagatagatagatagatagatagatagatagatagatagataggaaggaaggaaggaaggaaggaaggaaggaaggaaggaaggaaggaaggagggagattTAATCGTGATTCATTCACATTAAATGGCTCAGCAACAAAACATGGCAGTAAAACTGAGCAACAGCTCCCCTCGATGGTCGGAAACCCGAACTGACGCAAGCGAGGAATGAATCCTGCTCGGCCACCGTATATTCGCGGAAGTTGTCAAACTAATATTTAGGAAGCTAGAGGATGAGAGGTAAACTCAAAGGGTGAATAAGAGGAATAGAGCATTGAAATCTCTATTGTCCCTCTTTTCTAGCAGGACTTTAAACATGGACGATGATTGGGAAGAGGAGGTATGTAGTACCGTTAATGTAGAAGCATAGCGGGACCAACTTCATGTACTTAACCGTTACCTGACATTCTAGCTAATTAGCTATGGATGGGGTAAACTTTTCAACAttactgtattcattttaaCCTTTAAAACGGGAGTTATGTGGGAAATTTCAGAATCTTTATATGTTTGATGTTTCTCTGAACATATTTCAGTTCCCCCGAGTAAGTTAACGTTAGATTTGACTCGTTTTCTGACCATTAGTCAGACCATTCACCTGCAGTGAAATAGTTCATTGTGTTGTCAAGTCTcaatttcttttctgttctgtgctcttttgtgtgtgtatgtgttcaggAGCAGCTTGTTGTGGTGGAGCTTTCTGGTATAATAAACAATGACTTTCTGTCCAAGTGTCGGGCCACATGCAAGATACTGGTGAGTTCTGACTGTCGTGTTATggtgagaaaagagaagaggtCTTATCATCGTCTCTCACTGAGCTCAATTATTCTCACACTGATTCAATTGGTACACTTGTGTTAAAGGATATTGACAGTGACAAGCCCATGATGCAAGTAGGACAGTATGTGTTTGCAGGCGAATATGAAGGTAAGAATGAACCTCttaacaacaaaagaaattgtgaaaaaataaataaataaataaggtgCATCAGAGGAAAGTaacttgaaaacaatgagaaaaaccCCCGCACACATCATTATCCAGGTTAGTCAGTGAAAAAAGCTtaggaaaaatggaaatgatgaagGAAAAATGCTACAAAATTTTGCAATATTGTCAtacaaaaaatgttatattatcaTCCACCTTACCCAAAACTCTCCAAAGGTCAAAAAGTAGAAAATGACCACAAGTAAATTAAGAACAAAAGTGCTGATAtatcataaacacacagtgtCTTTAAACATATTACTGCAAAACACATAGTAAACCCAATCTGTCAAAAATCCAAAAGGATTAAGGACAAATGTGCCAATTAATCAGGaataattatttaaacattttacattaaacattatagCCACCTCCAAATAGCACCAAACTGTCAAAAAGTCAAAGATTTCCAATGACAAAGAGTAAATGAGGGCCCaaatttttttctcattgtttaaaaaacacaaaagaaaagaaaaccaatTGCTTGTTTCTGCAGTTAAACATAATTTTCAatctcctcctttccctcttcGTAAAGCATGTAGTCATGCTGGGACACTTTACATGACCTCCAAGGATTCATTTTCTAAGATGAAACGCTGTCACCACTGCATGTGATTATTGTGGTTGACTTCTGTGAACTGCACCTTCAAAGGTTTAATAATCATAGAACTGCTATTTTTCTGAAGCATTactttaaaatagaaaatacaataGATTACTGTTGATTAATTGCTGtgtctgtaaaatatcagaaaatagtgaaaaatttcTAAGAACCCAAGGTGACATTTcctgatgtcttgttttgttggatcagcaatgtaaaatacaaaaatattcaatttactatcatatacgACACATAGAATTTTCATgtcttcacattttagaagctgcaaCGAGcaaatttttcctttttaaaagtgaataaaacaattattcaatagtttcagattaattttctgtcgatcatgCTAATGTTGACTATTTTTACCAGTGCTGAAAAAGCTTCCATGCACTCCTAAtaaattttatcattaaaaaaagaaacatttaacagAAATTTTTCTTGCTATCCCTTCCTCTTCAAAGACGCTTTGGGAACGTGTGTCCTATTTGAGGAGGCACCACACAAAGGTAAGGTTCTGCTCCATATATTCTCAATGTTCCTCTTTTGTTGCAGTTATTCttgagttgttgtttttgtttgtttttcacttatGCTCCCATTTGACATATATATCTGCAGGAAAATCAGAGAGTGGTCCAGAGCTCAAGTATATGTGCCACACGGTGAAGAAACTTATGATGCAGCGGATCTTCCTCACTGAGAAGAAAGAAGGTGAAACCAACACAGGTAAGCCAGAACATTTAAACTCACCATGGTGCAAAATCTGATGctcataataaaattaatgtaaCTTGTGTTCTGTGACACACATTTTTAACCAATGTTGCTTTTTAGCTGTAGCTTGACCCAACTTGTCCTCCCTTATCTGCAGCTTGTTTAAGAATGAACTTTTCATTGACACCTtgttaaaaatgtgctttttttcttgtctcaACAGGAAGCTTTGATAGTGATGAACAGAGGGACTCCGCCTGTCAGTCAAGTCAAGAAGAAAATGCCAAcaaacagagggagacagaagaCGAGATGGAAAACACTGATTTGGAAGACTCAGCAGTTGGTTGAGACATTAAAACTCAACTAAATACAAGTAGAGACACTGTGATTTATGTGGGACTCCATCTCTGCAACTATTTAAAGGCAGATGGATTTGTACAGTTAAGCTGTAATAATAAGTGTTAGTATTACTGTATTGCACAATGTGCTACTATCCTTTCATCATTGAGCCTCAAGATCAGTAAATTTAATACTTAATCCAAAGGATTAAGGAAATATGGCACCTATGACACCTATAGAGAAAGCAATTGATCAGATCCACATGGGAGGAGTCTTGGGAAAGGCAGTTACAGATTTGGTTCACCGAAAACTTAACATCTTATGTTTACTGTTGGTCTTATTGTgcttttttgttcttgttttgatttgattttt is drawn from Thunnus thynnus chromosome 5, fThuThy2.1, whole genome shotgun sequence and contains these coding sequences:
- the gtf3c6 gene encoding general transcription factor 3C polypeptide 6; translated protein: MDDDWEEEEQLVVVELSGIINNDFLSKCRATCKILDIDSDKPMMQVGQYVFAGEYEDALGTCVLFEEAPHKGKSESGPELKYMCHTVKKLMMQRIFLTEKKEGETNTGSFDSDEQRDSACQSSQEENANKQRETEDEMENTDLEDSAVG